One genomic window of Halogeometricum sp. S3BR5-2 includes the following:
- the secF gene encoding protein translocase subunit SecF has protein sequence MVDFTVPEVDYTRYTNRQLAAVPLAVSAVALLVIGGWYVMTGVPVNQGIAFTGGTEIQVVVDGSGDAQEQIQEAFDAEPASVQSVPAESGLYIVTFQSDSASGPDAGTDANTLSQQAEQAGFEVRSVSSVSASFGGDTQLLALGGVAVAFLGMSVLVFAMFRTFVPSIAVVISAFSDIVIPVALMNLLGIQLSLGTVAALLMLIGYSVDSDILLNNHILRRSGDFYESTYRAMRTGVTMTLTSIAAMIVMTVTATLFGIQLLAAIGTVLVFGLAADLMNTYMLNLSLLRWYKFEGVRR, from the coding sequence ATGGTCGACTTCACGGTACCGGAGGTAGATTACACCCGGTACACGAATCGCCAACTCGCCGCGGTCCCCCTGGCGGTGTCGGCGGTCGCGCTCCTCGTCATCGGCGGGTGGTACGTCATGACGGGCGTTCCCGTCAACCAGGGTATCGCCTTCACCGGCGGGACGGAGATTCAGGTCGTCGTCGACGGCTCCGGCGACGCGCAGGAACAGATTCAAGAGGCGTTCGACGCCGAACCCGCCTCCGTCCAGTCCGTCCCGGCCGAGAGCGGACTGTACATCGTGACGTTCCAGTCGGACTCGGCGTCGGGGCCGGACGCCGGCACGGACGCGAACACGCTGTCCCAGCAGGCCGAGCAAGCGGGCTTCGAGGTCCGCTCCGTCTCCTCGGTGTCGGCCAGTTTCGGCGGTGACACGCAACTGCTCGCCCTCGGCGGCGTCGCCGTCGCCTTCCTCGGCATGAGCGTTCTCGTCTTCGCCATGTTCCGCACGTTCGTCCCCTCCATCGCCGTCGTCATCTCGGCGTTCTCCGACATCGTCATCCCCGTCGCTCTGATGAATCTCCTCGGCATCCAACTCTCCCTGGGGACGGTCGCCGCCCTCCTGATGCTCATCGGGTACTCGGTGGACTCGGACATCCTCCTGAACAACCACATCCTCCGGCGCTCCGGAGACTTCTACGAGTCGACGTACCGCGCGATGCGGACCGGGGTGACGATGACGCTCACCTCCATCGCCGCGATGATCGTCATGACCGTCACGGCGACGCTGTTCGGCATCCAACTGCTCGCGGCCATCGGGACCGTCCTCGTGTTCGGTCTCGCCGCCGACCTGATGAACACCTACATGCTCAACCTCAGCCTGCTTCGCTGGTACAAGTTCGAGGGGGTGCGTCGGTGA
- a CDS encoding preprotein translocase subunit SecD, with product MAGLRDNWRVALLVVFLLVSTFALFSPTIGGDSGSGAVGNATDTGPTNLQFGLELSGGTRIRAPLVGVTAEGVQFGGDQPRVVEQTVASNLEDATVTDVIARQSANTTTVEVTAENVTQEEFRNALQSSGYGFETVRDGVTAATREEVVRILTDKINQAGLSGGSVQQVTTATGQHFIRVEVPNRDTSEVRQLVSERGTVVVQAYYPVEENGSTTYRSEVVLQQNDFQTIGSVQEQGSSPSVPVTIKSSVAPELQQSLVRTGIAQPGGTSCTYDQNPNSTQPCLLLVVDGDVVNAFGMDGGLAGSMQSGEWANSPEFVLTARNTSEAQQVAINLRAGALPAQLDLSGQDGGTTSYVSPSQGESFKFDSLITGIVAVLAVSGVVFVRYSDVKVAAPMIVTALSEVVILLGAAAAIGYPLDLSVIAGFIAVIGTGVDDLIIIADEVMAEGEVSSRRIFQSRFRKAFWVIGAAAATTIVAMSPLAVLSLGDLQGFAIFTILGVLVGVLVTRPAYGDILRSLTTIDR from the coding sequence ATGGCGGGCCTCCGGGACAACTGGCGGGTCGCCCTCCTCGTCGTCTTCCTCCTCGTCTCCACGTTCGCGCTGTTCTCGCCGACGATCGGCGGGGACTCCGGGTCGGGCGCCGTCGGCAACGCCACCGACACCGGACCGACGAACCTCCAGTTCGGCCTCGAACTCTCCGGCGGGACGCGCATCCGCGCGCCCCTCGTCGGCGTGACCGCCGAGGGGGTCCAGTTCGGCGGCGACCAACCGCGGGTGGTCGAACAGACCGTCGCCTCCAACCTCGAAGACGCCACGGTGACCGACGTCATCGCCCGCCAGTCGGCCAACACCACGACGGTCGAAGTCACGGCCGAGAACGTCACGCAAGAGGAGTTCCGGAACGCCCTCCAGTCGTCGGGCTACGGCTTCGAGACGGTCCGCGACGGCGTCACCGCGGCGACGCGCGAGGAGGTCGTCCGCATCCTCACCGACAAGATCAACCAGGCCGGCCTCTCCGGGGGGTCGGTCCAGCAGGTGACGACCGCGACGGGCCAGCACTTCATCCGCGTCGAGGTGCCGAACCGCGACACGAGCGAGGTCCGCCAACTCGTCTCCGAACGCGGGACCGTCGTCGTCCAGGCGTACTACCCCGTCGAGGAGAACGGGTCGACGACCTACCGCTCGGAGGTCGTCCTCCAGCAGAACGACTTCCAGACCATCGGCTCCGTGCAGGAGCAGGGCTCGAGTCCCTCCGTGCCGGTCACCATCAAATCCTCCGTGGCCCCCGAACTCCAGCAGTCGCTGGTCAGAACGGGAATCGCACAACCCGGCGGCACCTCCTGCACGTACGACCAGAACCCCAACAGCACGCAACCGTGCCTCCTCCTCGTCGTCGACGGCGACGTCGTCAACGCGTTCGGGATGGACGGGGGTCTCGCGGGCAGCATGCAGAGCGGCGAGTGGGCGAACAGCCCGGAGTTCGTCCTGACCGCCCGCAACACCTCCGAGGCCCAGCAGGTCGCCATCAACCTCCGCGCCGGCGCGCTCCCGGCGCAACTCGACCTCTCGGGTCAGGACGGCGGCACCACCTCCTACGTCTCGCCGAGTCAGGGTGAGAGCTTCAAGTTCGACTCGCTCATCACCGGCATCGTCGCGGTGCTGGCGGTCAGCGGCGTCGTCTTCGTCCGCTACAGCGACGTGAAGGTGGCCGCGCCGATGATCGTCACCGCGCTCTCCGAGGTGGTCATCCTCCTCGGGGCCGCGGCGGCCATCGGCTACCCCCTCGACCTCTCGGTCATCGCCGGCTTCATCGCCGTCATCGGGACGGGGGTGGACGACCTCATCATCATCGCCGACGAGGTGATGGCCGAGGGCGAAGTGTCCTCGCGCCGCATCTTCCAGTCGCGCTTCCGCAAGGCGTTCTGGGTCATCGGCGCCGCCGCGGCGACGACCATCGTGGCGATGTCGCCGCTGGCGGTGCTGTCGCTCGGCGACCTGCAGGGCTTCGCCATCTTCACCATCCTCGGCGTCCTCGTCGGCGTCCTCGTCACCCGCCCGGCCTACGGGGACATCCTCCGGTCGCTGACGACTATCGACCGCTGA
- a CDS encoding DUF7511 domain-containing protein has translation MSTDAPLTDDADAPHAATASETLVSTVVEYDDESDECTIYPLHADDEERVTTWVSAKRESYVSLDEMR, from the coding sequence ATGTCAACCGATGCCCCCCTGACGGACGATGCAGATGCCCCGCACGCAGCAACCGCCTCGGAGACGTTGGTCTCCACCGTCGTCGAGTACGACGACGAGTCCGACGAATGTACGATCTACCCCCTCCACGCCGACGACGAGGAACGCGTCACGACGTGGGTCTCCGCCAAGCGGGAGTCGTACGTCTCGCTGGACGAGATGCGCTGA
- the rnhB gene encoding ribonuclease HII has translation MTDGSPALVGSDEAGKGPVLGPMVAAAVRADADALPGGIDDSKRLAARRREEIAATLRDREGVEIGVAFVEPERIDRPDTDMNALTVAAHVEALAAVARGGDEVVTDAGDVDESRFGRRVRTGVEEAGVAVSVTAEHRADETYPHVGAASVVAKVERDARMAAVGEAFAAYGPVGSGYPSDPTTREFLRTYVGETGELPDCARASWSTCDDVLAAAAQSSLADF, from the coding sequence ATGACAGACGGGTCGCCCGCCCTCGTCGGCAGCGACGAGGCGGGGAAGGGACCGGTGCTCGGGCCGATGGTCGCCGCGGCGGTGCGCGCCGACGCCGACGCCCTGCCGGGCGGTATCGACGACTCCAAGCGCCTCGCGGCGCGCCGGCGCGAGGAGATAGCCGCGACGCTCCGGGACCGGGAGGGGGTCGAGATAGGCGTCGCGTTCGTCGAACCCGAGCGAATCGACCGGCCGGACACCGACATGAACGCGCTGACCGTCGCCGCGCACGTCGAGGCCCTCGCCGCCGTCGCGCGCGGGGGCGACGAGGTGGTGACGGACGCGGGCGACGTGGACGAGTCGCGGTTCGGGCGGCGCGTCCGGACGGGCGTCGAGGAGGCGGGCGTCGCCGTCTCCGTCACCGCCGAACACCGCGCGGACGAGACGTACCCGCACGTCGGCGCGGCGAGCGTCGTCGCGAAGGTGGAGCGAGACGCCCGGATGGCGGCCGTCGGCGAGGCGTTCGCGGCGTACGGCCCCGTCGGGAGCGGTTATCCGAGCGACCCGACGACGAGGGAGTTCCTCAGGACGTACGTCGGCGAGACGGGCGAGTTACCGGACTGCGCGCGCGCCTCGTGGTCGACGTGCGACGACGTGTTGGCGGCGGCGGCGCAGTCGTCGCTGGCCGACTTTTGA
- a CDS encoding tRNA pseudouridine(54/55) synthase Pus10, translating to MSILEDAREVAAQSPVCDPCLGRVFADRSFGLTNAERGRSLRVAAALEDDEEPEDVPREDCWVCEGACARFDEWAERCADAVEGVEFDTYQVGTRPPPLVEENEVLLREGAGLAEDAGELFKSEFNREVGKRFGRLTETEVEFGRPDVQFLLDIDADAVEVEINSTFVYGRYRKLERDIPQTEWPCNKCHGTGYLGKQPCDKCDGTGYMYQESVEGLTAPVVMDVMDGTDAKFHGAGREDVDALMVGTGRPFVVEIMEPRRRDVDVERLEGDINAFAEGKVEVEGLRLAAYDMVERVKELNASKRYRAEVEFGDDVSEDELTDALAELDGATIEQYTPNRVDHRRAALTRTREVFEATGDWQDERHATVEVHGAGGLYIKELVSGDEGRTEPSLAGLLGVDAEVTALDVTGVYGTDEEFENESFFRDDPR from the coding sequence ATGAGCATCTTGGAGGACGCGCGCGAGGTGGCCGCGCAGAGTCCCGTCTGCGACCCGTGTCTGGGACGCGTCTTCGCCGACCGGAGTTTCGGGCTGACGAACGCCGAACGGGGCCGGAGCCTCCGGGTCGCCGCCGCCCTCGAAGACGACGAGGAACCCGAGGACGTACCGCGGGAGGACTGCTGGGTGTGCGAGGGGGCGTGCGCCCGGTTCGACGAGTGGGCCGAACGCTGCGCCGACGCCGTCGAGGGCGTCGAGTTCGACACCTATCAGGTCGGGACGCGCCCCCCGCCGCTGGTCGAGGAGAACGAAGTACTCCTCCGCGAGGGGGCCGGACTCGCCGAGGACGCGGGCGAACTCTTCAAATCGGAGTTCAACCGCGAGGTGGGCAAGCGGTTCGGCCGACTCACGGAGACGGAGGTGGAGTTCGGCCGCCCGGACGTGCAGTTCCTCCTCGACATCGACGCCGACGCGGTGGAAGTCGAGATAAACTCCACGTTCGTCTACGGCCGCTACCGCAAACTCGAACGCGACATCCCGCAGACCGAGTGGCCGTGTAACAAGTGTCACGGAACGGGCTACCTCGGGAAACAGCCCTGCGACAAGTGCGACGGGACGGGCTACATGTACCAAGAGAGCGTCGAAGGTCTGACCGCTCCCGTCGTGATGGACGTGATGGACGGCACCGACGCGAAGTTCCACGGCGCCGGCCGGGAGGACGTCGACGCCCTGATGGTCGGGACGGGCCGCCCGTTCGTCGTCGAAATCATGGAACCGCGCCGCCGCGACGTGGACGTGGAGCGTCTGGAGGGCGACATCAACGCCTTCGCGGAGGGGAAAGTCGAAGTCGAGGGCCTCCGCCTCGCCGCCTACGACATGGTCGAACGCGTGAAGGAACTGAACGCCTCGAAGCGCTACCGCGCCGAAGTCGAGTTCGGCGACGACGTCTCCGAGGACGAACTCACGGACGCCCTCGCCGAACTCGACGGGGCGACCATCGAACAGTACACGCCGAACCGCGTCGACCACCGCCGGGCGGCGCTCACCCGGACCCGCGAGGTGTTCGAGGCGACGGGCGACTGGCAGGACGAACGGCACGCCACCGTCGAGGTGCACGGCGCCGGCGGCCTCTACATCAAGGAACTCGTCTCCGGCGACGAGGGGCGCACGGAACCGAGTCTGGCGGGCCTCCTCGGCGTCGACGCGGAGGTGACGGCGCTGGACGTGACGGGCGTCTACGGCACCGACGAGGAGTTCGAGAACGAGTCGTTCTTCCGCGACGACCCGCGGTAG
- a CDS encoding DUF4112 domain-containing protein has product MSSSDAANADAAPFVVSGPVADAADPEAEALARLRRVSYYMDSAIPVPGTDWRIGLDPILGLLPVAGDLPAAAVSAYIVAEAAALGAPRETVARMVGNLVVDAVFGSIPLVGDAFDAAWKANRRNVRLFEARRADPSGAERDGRVLAVAGLLLFCLVVALGAGVALTSWWLLSQVV; this is encoded by the coding sequence GTGAGTTCCTCAGACGCCGCGAACGCCGACGCCGCCCCGTTCGTCGTAAGCGGACCGGTGGCGGACGCCGCGGACCCCGAAGCCGAGGCCCTCGCGCGCCTCCGGCGCGTGAGTTACTACATGGACAGCGCGATACCGGTTCCGGGGACGGACTGGCGAATCGGTCTGGACCCGATACTGGGACTACTCCCCGTCGCGGGCGACCTGCCGGCGGCGGCCGTCTCGGCGTACATCGTCGCGGAGGCCGCCGCACTCGGCGCGCCGCGGGAGACGGTGGCTCGGATGGTGGGAAACCTCGTCGTCGACGCCGTCTTCGGGTCGATTCCGCTCGTCGGCGACGCGTTCGACGCGGCGTGGAAGGCGAACCGGCGGAACGTCCGCCTGTTCGAGGCGCGGCGCGCCGACCCATCGGGGGCCGAACGCGACGGGCGGGTGCTCGCCGTCGCGGGCCTCCTCCTGTTCTGCCTCGTCGTCGCCCTCGGCGCGGGCGTCGCTCTCACCTCGTGGTGGCTCCTCTCTCAGGTCGTCTGA
- a CDS encoding HpcH/HpaI aldolase/citrate lyase family protein has product MSEQSTRTTDERSTDIQPTMRRSQLATPGSDETMVQKAPQSGADEAFLDLEDAVAPGEKVDARETVIEGLQDGDWSETRACFRMNGVDTEWWYDDVIEVVGAAGGSVDTIMVPMCHDASTVQTVDNLLTQVEVNEGLPEGDIGLQCQIESASGMTNVAEIARASDRTESLVFGPGDYTASVGAAGLTIGSGGDYPGHYWHYQLARIAHAAKAEGLQVIDGPYAEIEDPEGFRESCRNASLLGCDGKWAVHPSQIEIANETFAPDREEAERAQRIVEAYAEATAQGKGAVSVDGEMVDEATNKMARRLVARAEAAGVL; this is encoded by the coding sequence ATGAGCGAGCAATCGACGCGGACGACGGACGAGCGGAGTACCGACATCCAGCCGACGATGCGGCGGAGCCAACTGGCGACGCCCGGCAGCGACGAGACGATGGTGCAGAAGGCGCCGCAGTCGGGCGCCGACGAGGCGTTCTTGGACCTCGAAGACGCCGTCGCCCCCGGCGAGAAGGTGGACGCCCGCGAGACGGTCATAGAGGGTTTACAGGACGGCGACTGGTCGGAGACGCGGGCCTGCTTCCGGATGAACGGCGTCGACACCGAGTGGTGGTACGACGACGTCATCGAGGTCGTCGGCGCGGCCGGCGGGTCGGTCGACACCATCATGGTGCCGATGTGCCACGACGCCTCGACGGTGCAGACGGTCGACAACCTGCTCACGCAGGTGGAGGTCAACGAGGGCCTGCCCGAGGGCGACATCGGGCTCCAGTGTCAGATCGAGTCCGCGTCGGGCATGACGAACGTCGCGGAGATAGCCCGCGCCTCGGACCGCACGGAATCGCTCGTGTTCGGACCGGGCGACTACACCGCCAGCGTCGGCGCGGCGGGCCTGACCATCGGGTCCGGCGGCGACTACCCCGGCCACTACTGGCACTACCAACTGGCCCGCATCGCCCACGCCGCGAAGGCCGAGGGATTGCAGGTCATCGACGGGCCGTACGCCGAAATCGAGGACCCGGAAGGATTCAGAGAATCCTGTCGGAACGCGAGCCTCCTCGGCTGTGACGGCAAGTGGGCCGTCCACCCGAGCCAGATCGAAATCGCCAACGAGACGTTCGCGCCCGACCGCGAGGAGGCCGAACGCGCCCAACGCATCGTCGAGGCCTACGCCGAGGCGACGGCGCAGGGGAAGGGCGCCGTCTCCGTCGACGGGGAGATGGTCGACGAGGCGACGAACAAGATGGCGCGGCGACTCGTCGCCCGCGCGGAGGCCGCCGGGGTGCTCTGA
- the aceA gene encoding isocitrate lyase: MSDPYERTTGADVFTRDVDNESAREFRRMLDEQNFVFAPGIYHALDARLAELAGLDAAYMSGYSTVLGQFGFPDLEMVTMTEMVENAKRIVEATDLPVIADCDTGYGGVHNVRRAVREYEKAGVAAIHIEDQTTPKRCGHIAGKQIVSRDKARARFEAAVDAKQSEDTFVIARTDAYGSSNGDWEEHLERGRIYADAGVDMVWPEMPDPSREDAVEYAETIHETHPDLKLAFNYSSSFAWSEEEDPLTFEELGDLGYEYIFITLFGLHSGAHSVYEDFRNLAENDETGQMELEERYLGHPTESHHELAFVSDYQETEMEFDREARERIESSEGFSEEESTPIESDD; this comes from the coding sequence ATGAGCGATCCCTACGAGCGCACGACGGGCGCCGACGTGTTCACCCGCGACGTCGACAACGAGTCCGCCCGGGAGTTCCGCCGGATGCTCGACGAGCAGAACTTCGTCTTCGCGCCGGGCATCTACCACGCCCTCGACGCCCGACTGGCCGAACTCGCCGGCCTCGACGCGGCGTACATGAGCGGCTACTCGACCGTTCTCGGTCAGTTCGGCTTCCCGGACCTGGAGATGGTGACGATGACCGAGATGGTCGAGAACGCGAAGCGAATCGTCGAGGCGACGGACCTGCCGGTCATCGCGGACTGCGACACCGGCTACGGCGGCGTCCACAACGTCCGCCGCGCCGTCCGCGAGTACGAGAAGGCCGGCGTCGCCGCGATTCACATCGAGGACCAGACGACGCCGAAGCGCTGTGGCCACATCGCCGGCAAGCAAATCGTCTCGCGCGATAAGGCGCGCGCCCGGTTCGAGGCGGCCGTCGACGCCAAGCAGTCCGAGGACACGTTCGTCATCGCCCGGACGGACGCCTACGGCTCCTCGAACGGCGACTGGGAGGAGCACTTGGAGCGCGGGCGCATCTACGCCGACGCCGGCGTCGACATGGTCTGGCCCGAGATGCCCGACCCCTCGCGCGAGGACGCCGTCGAGTACGCCGAGACCATCCACGAGACCCACCCCGACCTGAAGTTGGCGTTCAACTACTCCTCGTCGTTCGCGTGGTCCGAAGAGGAGGACCCGCTCACGTTCGAGGAACTGGGCGACCTCGGCTACGAGTACATCTTCATCACGCTGTTCGGCCTGCACTCGGGCGCCCACAGCGTCTACGAGGACTTCCGGAACCTCGCGGAGAACGACGAGACGGGGCAGATGGAACTGGAGGAGCGGTATCTCGGGCACCCGACCGAATCGCACCACGAACTCGCGTTCGTCTCCGACTACCAGGAGACGGAGATGGAGTTCGACCGCGAGGCGCGCGAGCGAATCGAGAGCTCCGAGGGCTTCTCGGAGGAAGAGAGCACCCCCATCGAGAGCGACGACTGA
- a CDS encoding ABC transporter ATP-binding protein: protein MSSAITIRDLRKSYGDVQALDGVDLDVPEGSFFGLLGPNGAGKTTFINVLVGLVRKSGGRAEVFGYDVEDDYREARDSIGLAPQEFNVDRFFPIREVLEHKAGYHGVSEEEAAERADEVLKRVGIYDKRDTRFDWLSGGMKRRFVLARALITDPDLLILDEPTAGVDVQLRRELWETITELNDSGTTILLTTHYIEEAERLCDEVAILDSGRVVEVASPEDLMDRGTDDVIVTLRNAPTAVPDFAAEDDRVEAVELDGARLVVTAREGGLVAPELVRRLDSAGHEIVDLEISRTSLEEVFVEMTRTEEDRATAEASR from the coding sequence ATGTCTTCTGCGATAACGATACGCGATTTACGGAAGTCCTACGGCGACGTGCAGGCGCTCGACGGCGTCGACCTCGACGTCCCCGAGGGGTCCTTTTTCGGCCTCCTCGGTCCGAACGGCGCGGGGAAGACGACGTTCATCAACGTCCTCGTCGGCCTCGTCCGCAAGTCCGGCGGCCGCGCGGAGGTGTTCGGCTACGACGTGGAGGACGACTACCGCGAGGCGCGCGACAGCATCGGCCTCGCGCCGCAGGAGTTCAACGTCGACCGCTTCTTCCCCATCCGCGAGGTGCTCGAACACAAGGCGGGCTACCACGGCGTCTCGGAGGAAGAGGCCGCCGAACGCGCCGACGAGGTGCTCAAGCGCGTCGGCATCTACGACAAGCGCGACACGCGGTTCGACTGGCTCTCCGGCGGGATGAAGCGCCGCTTCGTCCTCGCGCGCGCCCTCATCACCGACCCGGACCTCCTCATCCTCGACGAACCGACGGCGGGCGTCGACGTGCAACTCCGCCGCGAACTGTGGGAGACCATCACCGAACTGAACGACTCGGGGACGACCATCCTGCTGACGACCCACTACATCGAGGAGGCCGAACGCCTCTGCGACGAGGTGGCCATCCTCGACTCCGGGCGCGTCGTGGAGGTTGCGAGCCCCGAGGACCTGATGGACCGCGGCACCGACGACGTAATCGTCACCCTGCGGAACGCTCCCACGGCGGTCCCCGACTTCGCCGCCGAGGACGACCGCGTGGAGGCCGTCGAACTCGACGGGGCGCGCCTCGTCGTCACCGCCCGCGAGGGCGGCCTCGTCGCCCCCGAACTCGTCCGCCGCCTCGATAGCGCCGGCCACGAGATAGTCGACCTCGAAATCTCGCGCACCTCGCTCGAAGAGGTGTTCGTCGAGATGACGAGAACCGAAGAGGACCGCGCGACGGCGGAGGCGAGCAGATGA